One Streptomyces sp. CNQ-509 DNA window includes the following coding sequences:
- a CDS encoding GPP34 family phosphoprotein, which yields MGRSRRTLPEELLLLALDPATGTTAQPQSLDLGLAGAQLVELALAGRIAPDGDRIAVILPRPTGDPTLDTALELLRRRGSPVRAVNWIGGPRLGLRQTYLAHLERCGMVHAVESQMCGVLPTTRYQATDTAISREIRARLDSAIRTGVPPDPRTAALAALAHAVGLGKHLYPGNEGRSARSRLRDLIRHDPMGGLVAHAVMDVQNGVTAQPRRTPGGGRPAARPPAVAQPAGVPAGSRRAGMIRTAAVR from the coding sequence ATGGGCAGGAGCCGCAGAACACTTCCGGAGGAGCTTCTGCTGCTGGCACTGGACCCGGCCACGGGTACCACTGCGCAGCCGCAGTCGCTCGACCTCGGCCTGGCAGGAGCACAGCTCGTCGAGCTCGCTCTGGCCGGGCGAATAGCCCCGGACGGGGATCGTATCGCCGTGATACTTCCGCGTCCGACCGGGGACCCCACTTTGGACACAGCGCTCGAGTTGCTGCGTCGCCGGGGCAGTCCCGTGCGCGCGGTGAACTGGATAGGCGGGCCACGTCTGGGGTTGCGCCAGACGTATCTCGCTCATCTGGAGCGCTGCGGCATGGTGCATGCCGTGGAGAGCCAAATGTGCGGGGTACTCCCGACCACTCGATATCAGGCAACCGACACCGCCATCAGCCGGGAGATACGTGCCCGGCTGGACAGTGCGATCCGCACCGGCGTCCCGCCGGACCCGCGGACCGCGGCGCTTGCCGCGCTGGCCCATGCGGTCGGACTCGGCAAGCATCTCTACCCCGGGAACGAGGGGCGCTCCGCGCGCTCCCGGCTCCGGGACCTGATCAGGCACGACCCGATGGGCGGTCTGGTGGCGCACGCCGTGATGGACGTGCAGAACGGCGTCACCGCTCAGCCGCGGCGCACCCCCGGAGGCGGCCGTCCCGCGGCCCGCCCACCGGCTGTCGCGCAGCCTGCCGGAGTTCCCGCGGGGTCCCGCCGCGCGGGGATGATCCGGACGGCCGCGGTGCGCTGA